One genomic segment of Drosophila melanogaster chromosome 3R includes these proteins:
- the cher gene encoding cheerio, isoform M, protein MASRKTNDYYQPARQEGQQADQYEENFDEDMEAERDLAEDAQWKKIQQNTFTRWANEHLKTIDRSINNLETDLSDGLRLIALIEVLSQKRMPKYNKRPTFRSQKLENVSVALKFLQDEGIKIVNIDSSDIVDCKLKLILGLIWTLILHYSISMPMWDGEDDKQLNGSGHTPKQRLLNWIHAKIPDLPINNFTNDWTTGKAVGALVDACAPGLCPDWELWDPKDAVQNASEAMGLADDWLNVRQLIKPEELVNPNVDEQSMMTYLSQYPNSKLKTGAPLRPKTNPNRVRAYGPGIEPIGPVVGAPANFTVETFSAGKGSVDVDIQGPNGEIEKADVRFNNDKNLTYTVSYIPKSEGSHKVAVKFSGRDIPKSPFPVKVEGHAGDASKVKVTGPGIQPNGVTIKKPTFFDILAKDAGRGVPEVIIIDPANHKTSVAAKVRQLENDTWRCEYVTALQGLHSVNVFYAGTPIPNSPFPVKVAPLSDARKVRASGRGLQATGVRVGDDADFKIYTEGAGEGEPEVRVIGPGGMNQNVMQSKVDGNTYECHYYPTKEGRYVIMVTFAGQEVAKSPFEVKVGPKKESSIVAYGPGLSSGVIGYPAAFVVETNGETGALGFTVAGPSQAEIECHDNGDGSALVKYHPTAVGEYAVHILCDNEDIPKSPFIAQILPRTDFHPELVKASGPGLEKNGVTINQPTSFTVDPSKAGNAPLDVVVQDVFGTKLPVELKNNPDGTKKVTYTPTSGVPHTVEVNYGGVSTPNSPHRVYVGVPVDAAKVQAFGPWLQPGVRPNAATHFNVDAREAGDAELKVKIIHEETKIEVPCRIIDNEDNTYSVEVIPPSKGAYTTTMTYGGQRVPLGEKVVVEQTVDVSKIKVDGLEPTAPLNSLQQFRIITHGLPKADLAVTITSPSGNRIKAHIIPTAEGFLVNFTPTQLGEYLLSICFGGTPITPRPFRLQCLTGSDSNKVQAFGPGLERGIVGQPAEFMIDTRGAGQGGLGVTVEGPCEAAINCRDNGDGTCNVAYLPTEAGDYTVNITFNERHITGSPFQPLIVPVPNLKNTRVSGIGIQPHGVIMNAATDFMVDMSKVGSNIDSGKLSCAIFDPMGHVLPSKIVQGPTDDIFRIMYTPFEAGRHTIELMYDNIPVPGSPFVVNVKSGCDPARCKAYGPGLEKGLTNQKNKFTVETKGAGNGGLSLAIEGPSEAKMTCTDNRDGSCDVDYLATDPGEYDITIRFADKHIPGSPFRVLVEETVDPSKVKVYGPGIEHGQVRESVPTFFNVDVGEAGPGRIAVKLTNSEGIPVDNLRVEDKGNCIYAVHYVPPKAGSVLTCQVKFSEVEVPCSPFVMTVFPKSEPTKVKVKGVNEKKKTPASLPAEFEIDTKQAGQADINVAIKNPKGKAMQPRLEEVSTGTYVVSFVPDECGTYQCSIKYGDKEIEGSPFKLEAFPTGEAKKCKLVEQAPKIQTSGSQSHLKVDAREAGDGAVTCKITNKAGSEIVDIDVIEKDGFFDILYALNDPGDYDINVKFGGKDIPNGSFSIKAVESIEQYSHSEYIEEHTTKVVQQTTQSELVNGKSEITYRSVAFEKLPLPTTGGNVTAEVRMPSGKVDKPVIQDNRDGTVSVKYDPREEGSHELVVKYNGEPVQGSPFKFHVDSITSGYVTAYGPGLTHGVTGEPANFTISTKGASAGGLTMAVEGPSKADINYHDNKDGTVSVQYLPTAPGEYQVSVRFGDKHIKGSPYFAKITGEGRKRNQISVGSCSEVTMPGDITDDDLRALNASIQAPSGLEEPCFLKRMPTGNIGISFTPREIGEHLVSVKRLGKHINNSPFKVTVCEREVGDAKKVKVSGTGLKEGQTHADNIFSVDTRNAGFGGLSVSIEGPSKAEIQCTDKDDGTLNISYKPTEPGYYIVNLKFADHHVEGSPFTVKVAGEGSNRKREKIQRERDAVPITEIGSQCKLTFKMPGITSFDLAACVTSPSNVTEDAEIQEVEDGLYAVHFVPKELGVHTVSVRYSEMHIPGSPFQFTVGPLRDSGSHLVKAGGSGLERGVVGEAAEFNVWTREAGGGSLAISVEGPSKADIEFKDRKDGSCDVSYKVTEPGEYRVGLKFNDRHIPDSPFKVYVSPDAGDAHKLEVQQFPQGNIQADAPYQFMVRKNGAKGELDAKIVAPSGTDDDCFIQVIDGEMYSVRFYPRENGIHAIHVKFNGVHIPDSPFRIKVGKDVADPAAVHASGNGLDEVKTGHKADFIINTCNAGVGTLAVSIDGPSKVAMDCTEVEEGYKVRYTPLLPGEHYITVKYNNMHIVGSPFKVNATGDKLADEGAQETSTVIVETVQKVAKGGKNTGVHLPTFKSDASKVVSKGMGLKKAYIGKQNQFSISATDAGNNILYVGMYGPKGPCEEFHVKHAGHNNYNVQYLVRDRGQYVLLIKWGEEHIPGSPFQIDV, encoded by the exons ATGGCGTCCAGAAaa ACGAACGACTACTACCAGCCAGCCAGACAGGAGGGCCAGCAGGCGGATCAGTACGAGGAGAACTTTGACGAGGACATGGAGGCCGAACGCGATCTCGCCGAGGATGCGCAGTGGAAGAAGATCCAACAGAACACCTTCACCCGGTGGGCCAACGAGCACCTGAAGACCATCGATCGGTCGATCAACAACCTGGAGACGGACCTGTCCGACGGCCTCCGACTGATCGCCCTGATCGAAGTGCTGTCCCAGAAGCGAATGCCCAAATACAACAAACGCCCAACATTCCGCAGCCAGAAACTGGAAAACGTCTCGGTGGCCCTGAAATTCCTTCAGGATGAGGGTATCAAAATCGTTAATATTG ACTCGTCGGACATTGTGGACTGTAAGCTGAAACTGATACTGGGTCTGATATGGACACTGATTCTACACTACTCGATATCGATGCCCATGTGGGATGGCGAGGACGACAAGCAGCTCAACGGCTCGGGCCACACTCCCAAGCAGCG CCTGTTGAACTGGATACACGCCAAGATACCCGACTTGCCCATCAACAACTTTACCAACGACTGGACCACGGGCAAGGCTGTGGGCGCCCTTGTCGACGCCTGTGCTCCGGGTCTCTGTCCCGATTGGGAGCTGTGGGATCCCAAGGATGCCGTGCAGAACGCCTCCGAGGCCATGGGCCTGGCCGATGACTGGCTCAACGTGCGCCAGCTGATCAAGCCCGAGGAGCTGGTTAATCCCAACGTGGATGAGCAGTCTATGATGACCTATCTGTCTCAGTACCCCAACTCCAAGCTCAAGACTGGAGCTCCCTTGAGGCCTAAGACGAATCCCAACAG AGTGCGTGCCTATGGTCCTGGTATTGAGCCTATTGGTCCTGTGGTGGGTGCCCCAGCCAATTTTACCGTCGAAACCTTCTCTGCTGGCAAAG GTTCTGTGGACGTTGACATTCAGGGACCCAATGGAGAGATCGAGAAGGCTGATGTGCGCTTCAACAATGACAAGAATCTCACGTATACAGTTTCGTACATACCCAAATCCGAGGGTTCGCACAAGGTGGCCGTTAAGTTCTCCGGTCGCGACATTCCCAAGTCGCCGTTCCCCGTCAAGGTGGAAGGTCATGCTGGTGACGCCTCTAAGGTGAAAGTTACCGGGCCCGGAATACAGCCCAACGGTGTTACCATCAAAAAGCCAACCTTCTTCGATATTCTTGCCAAGGATGCTGGTCGCGGAGTGCCCGAAGTGATTATCATCGATCCGGCTAACCACAAGACTTCTGTGGCCGCCAAAGTCCGTCAGCTGGAAAACGATACTTGGCGATGCGAGTACGTGACCGCTCTGCAGGGATTGCACTCGGTGAATGTCTTCTATGCTGGAACACCGATCCCCAACAGTCCGTTCCCTGTGAAGGTGGCTCCGTTGTCCGATGCGCGTAAAGTTCGCGCTTCTGGACGTGGTCTCCAGGCAACGGGCGTTCGCGTCGGGGACGATGCCGACTTCAAGATCTATACCGAGGGAGCCGGCGAGGGTGAGCCAGAGGTGCGCGTCATTGGTCCTGGTGGCATGAACCAGAACGTCATGCAGTCGAAGGTGGATGGCAATACCTACGAGTGCCACTACTATCCCACCAAGGAAGGCCGTTACGTCATCATGGTGACCTTTGCTGGCCAAGAAGTGGCCAAGTCTCCGTTTGAGGTGAAGGTGGGTCCCAAGAAGGAGTCCTCGATTGTGGCCTATGGACCCGGACTGAGCAGCGGCGTTATCGGCTACCCAGCTGCTTTTGTAGTGGAGACCAATGGCGAGACTGGCGCCCTCGGTTTCACCGTGGCCGGTCCTTCGCAGGCCGAGATCGAGTGCCACGACAACGGCGATGGTTCTGCCCTGGTCAAGTATCATCCCACCGCTGTGGGAGAGTACGCCGTGCATATATTGTGTGACAATGAGGACATCCCCAAGTCGCCGTTTATCGCTCAGATCCTTCCACGCACCGATTTCCATCCCGAGCTGGTCAAGGCTAGTGGTCCTGGACTGGAAAAGAATGGTGTGACCATTAACCAGCCGACCAGCTTCACCGTGGACCCCAGCAAGGCAGGAAATGCTCCCTTGGACGTTGTCGTTCAGGATGTGTTCGGCACCAAGTTGCCCGTGGAGCTAAAGAACAACCCAGATGGGACCAAGAAGGTAACCTATACTCCTACTTCTGGAGTTCCGCACACCGTCGAAG TTAACTATGGCGGAGTTTCTACGCCCAATTCACCCCATCGTGTTTACGTCGGAGTTCCGGTTGATGCAGCCAAGGTGCAGGCCTTTGGACCCTGGTTGCAGCCTGGAGTGCGCCCCAATGCAGCCACACACTTCAATGTGGACGCCCGTGAGGCTGGAGACGCCGAGCTGAAGGTTAAGATCATTCATGAGGAAACTAAGATCGAGGTACCGTGCCGCATCATCGATAACGAGGACAACACCTACTCCGTGGAAGTAATTCCGCCTTCCAAAGGTGCCTACACCACTACGATGACTTATGGTGGCCAAAGGGTTCCCCTGGGCGAGAAGGTCGTCGTGGAACAAACGGTGGATGTATCTAAGATCAAGGTGGACGGACTTGAGCCAA CCGCGCCCTTGAACAGTTTGCAGCAGTTTCGGATTATAACACATGGCCTGCCGAAAGCTGACTTGGCGGTAACCATCACCAGTCCATCGGGCAATCGCATAAAGGCCCACATTATACCGACCGCAGAGGGATTTCTGGTTAACTTTACGCCAACCCAACTGGGCGAGTACCTGTTAAGCATCTGCTTTGGGGGCACCCCGATCACTCCACGGCCCTTCCGGCTGCAGTGCCTCACGGGCAGTGATTCGAATAAGGTGCAAGCCTTTGGACCTGGCCTGGAACGTGGCATTGTGGGCCAGCCGGCCGAGTTTATGATCGATACGCGTGGCGCCGGACAGGGCGGATTGGGAGTGACAGTGGAAGGTCCATGCGAGGCGGCCATCAATTGCCGCGATAATGGAGATGGTACTTGCAACGTCGCCTATTTACCGACTGAGGCGGGCGACTATACCGTCAACATAACGTTCAACGAGCGGCACATAACCGGTTCGCCCTTCCAGCCACTAATAGTTCCGGTACCGAATCTGAAGAATACCCGCGTCAGCGGCATCGGCATCCAGCCGCATG GTGTGATCATGAATGCGGCCACGGACTTCATGGTTGATATGAGCAAGGTGGGCAGCAACATCGACTCAGGAAAGCTGTCCTGTGCGATCTTCGACCCAATGGGCCATGTGTTGCCAAGCAAGATTGTCCAAGGTCCAACCGACGACATCTTCCGCATCATGTACACTCCATTCGAGGCTGGCCGCCACACCATTGAACTGATGTACGACAACATCCCAGTGCCAGGATCTCCGTTTGTTGTGAATGTGAAGAGCGGCTGTGATCCTGCTCGCTGCAAGGCCTACGGACCAGGCCTCGAAAAAGGACTGACCAAtcagaaaaacaaattcacCGTGGAAACCAAGGGTGCAGGTAATGGTGGCCTTTCGCTTGCCATCGAGGGTCCTTCGGAGGCAAAAATGACGTGCACGGACAATCGCGACGGTAGCTGCGACGTTGACTATTTGGCCACTGATCCAGGAGAGTATGACATTACCATTCGGTTTGCGGACAAGCACATACCCGGCTCTCCATTCCGCGTGCTCGTCGAGGAGACTGTGGATCCCAGCAAGGTGAAGGTGTACGGTCCGGGCATCGAGCACGGCCAGGTGCGCGAAAGTGTGCCCACCTTCTTCAACGTGGATGTGGGCGAGGCTGGTCCTGGCCGCATTGCCGTTAAGCTGACCAACTCCGAAGGTATTCCCGTGGACAATCTACGCGTGGAAGACAAGGGCAATTGCATTTACGCGGTTCACTATGTGCCGCCCAAGGCTGGCTCCGTGCTCACCTGCCAGGTGAAGTTCTCCGAGGTTGAAGTGCCATGCAG TCCATTTGTGATGACCGTTTTCCCGAAATCAGAACCCACCAAGGTTAAGGTAAAGGGTGTCAATGAGAAGAAGAAAACGCCTGCTTCCCTCCCCGCAGAGTTTGAAATCGATACAAAACAAGCCGGTCAGGCTGATATCAATGTGGCCATTAAGAACCCCAAGGGCAAGGCGATGCAGCCGCGCCTGGAGGAGGTGTCCACCGGCACGTACGTGGTGTCCTTTGTGCCAGATGAGTGTGGCACCTACCAGTGCAGCATCAAGTACGGCGACAAGGAGATCGAGGGCTCACCCTTCAAACTCGAAGCATTCCCCACCGGCGAAGCCAAGAAATGCAAACTGGTGGAGCAGGCGCCCAAGATTCAGACCTCGGGCAGTCAATCGCACCTAAAAGTGGATGCTCGTGAGGCCGGAGATGGAGCGGTGACCTGCAAGATCACCAATAAGGCGGGCAG CGAAATTGTGGACATTGATGTGATCGAAAAGGATGGTTTCTTTGACATTCTGTACGCCCTTAACGATCCCGGAGATTATGACATCAACGTAAAGTTCGGCGGCAAGGACATACCGAACGGCAGCTTCTCCATCAAG GCTGTCGAAAGTATCGAGCAATACTCGCATTCTGAATACATCGAGGAGCACACGACCAAAGTGGTGCAGCAAACTACGCAG AGCGAGCTTGTCAACGGAAAATCTGAGATCACCTATCGCAGTGTAGCATTTGAGAAATTACCACTACCCACAACAGGCGGCAACGTTACAG CTGAAGTCAGAATGCCTAGCGGTAAAGTAGACAAACCCGTGATCCAGGACAACCGTGATGGTACCGTCTCGGTGAAGTACGATCCCCGTGAGGAGGGATCCCACGAGCTGGTGGTCAAATACAACGGAGAACCCGTGCAAG GATCTCCCTTCAAATTCCACGTTGACTCGATCACCTCCGGCTATGTGACTGCCTACGGACCCGGCCTGACCCACGGAGTCACCGGTGAGCCGGCCAACTTTACCATCTCCACCAAGGGAGCCAGCGCCGGTGGCCTGACCATGGCCGTCGAAGGACCCAGCAAGGCTGAC ATCAACTACCATGACAACAAAGACGGCACTGTATCTGTGCAATACCTGCCCACTGCTCCTGGCGAGTACCAGGTGTCCGTTCGCTTCGGCGATAAGCACATCAAGGGATCGCCGTACTTCGCCAAGATCACCGGCGAGGGTCGCAAGCGCAACCAGATCTCGGTTGGCTCCTGCTCCGAAGTGACCATGCCCGGCGACATTACCGATGACGATCTGCGCGCTTTGAACGCCTCGATCCAGGCGCCCAGTGGCCTGGAGGAGCCCTGCTTCCTGAAGCGCATGCCCACTGGCAACATTGGCATCTCGTTCACGCCCCGCGAGATTGGCGAGCATCTGGTGTCGGTGAAGCGTCTGGGCAAGCACATCAACAACTCACCATTTAAGGTGACTGTCTGCGAGCGCGAGGTGGGCGACGCCAAGAAGGTCAAGGTTAGCGGAACTGGCCTCAAGGAGGGTCAAACCCATGCCGACAACATCTTCTCCGTGGACACGAGGAACGCCGGCTTCGGTGGTCTTTCGGTCTCCATTGAGGGTCCCAGCAAGGCTGAGATCCAGTGCACGGATAAGGATGACGGTACTCTCAACATCTCGTACAAGCCCACTGAGCCGGGCTACTACATTGTTAACCTGAAGTTCGCCGATCACCACGTGGAGGGTTCTCCTTTCACCGTCAAGGTTGCCGGCGAGGGCAGCAACCGCAAGCGCGAGAAGATCCAGCGGGAGCGCGATGCTGTTCCAATCACGGAAATCGGAAGCCAGTGCAAGCTGACATTCAAGATGCCGGGCATTACCTCGTTCGATCTGGCCGCCTGTGTCACCTCGCCTAGCAACGTGACCGAGGATGCGGAGATCCAAGAGGTGGAGGATGGCCTCTACGCAGTGCACTTTGTGCCCAAGGAGTTGGGCGTGCACACGGTGTCGGTGCGCTATTCCGAGATGCACATACCCGGATCACCGTTCCAGTTCACCGTGGGACCACTGCGCGACTCCGGCAGCCATCTTGTTAAGGCTGGAGGCTCTGGTCTGGAGCGAGGTGTTGTCGGAGAGGCGGCCGAGTTCAATGTGTGGACCCGCGAGGCAGGCGGTGGTTCCCTGGCCATTTCCGTGGAAGGTCCCAGCAAGGCTGACATCGAGTTTAAGGACCGCAAGGACGGCAGCTGCGATGTGTCGTACAAGGTCACCGAACCGGGAGAGTACCGCGTGGGCCTGAAATTCAACGATCGCCACATACCCGACTCACCATTCAAGGTGTACGTCTCCCCGGATGCGGGTGATGCCCACAAGCTGGAGGTTCAGCAGTTCCCGCAGGGTAACATCCAGGCGGACGCTCCCTACCAATTCATGGTCCGCAAGAACGGTGCCAAGGGTGAGCTGGATGCCAAGATTGTGGCTCCATCCGGAACGGACGATGATTGCTTCATCCAGGTGATCGACGGCGAGATGTACTCGGTGCGATTCTATCCACGCGAGAACGGAATCCATGCCATCCACGTCAAGTTCAACGGCGTCCACATACCCGACTCTCCATTCAGGATCAAGGTGGGCAAGGATGTGGCCGATCCAGCTGCCGTGCACGCCAGCGGCAATGGATTGGACGAAGTGAAGACTGGACACAAGGCCGACTTCATCATCAACACCTGCAACGCCGGCGTTGGCACGTTGGCCGTCTCCATCGATGGACCCTCCAAGGTGGCCATGGACTGCACAGAGGTTGAGGAGGGCTACAAGGTCCGCTACACCCCGCTCCTGCCCGGCGAGCACTACATCACGGTCAAGTACAACAACATGCACATCGTGGGCTCGCCATTCAAGGTGAACGCTACCGGCGACAAGTTAGCGGATGAGGGCGCCCAGGAGACGTCCACGGTGATCGTGGAGACCGTGCAGAAGGTGGCCAAAGGAGGCAAGAACACGGGCGTCCATCTGCCCACCTTTAAGTCGGATGCCAGCAAGGTGGTGTCCAAGGGTATGGGCCTGAAGAAGGCCTACATTGGCAAGCAGAACCAGTTCAGCATCAGCGCCACCGATGCGG GCAACAACATCCTGTACGTGGGCATGTACGGACCAAAGGGACCCTGCGAGGAGTTCCACGTGAAGCACGCTGGCCACAACAACTATAATGTGCAGTATCTGGTGCGCGATCGCGGCCAGTACGTGCTCCTAATCAAGTGGGGCGAGGAGCATATACCCGGCTCCCCATTCCAGATCGATGTGTAG
- the cher gene encoding cheerio, isoform H: MPLNFKSSFSIVTHQAEVRMPSGKVDKPVIQDNRDGTVSVKYDPREEGSHELVVKYNGEPVQGSPFKFHVDSITSGYVTAYGPGLTHGVTGEPANFTISTKGASAGGLTMAVEGPSKADINYHDNKDGTVSVQYLPTAPGEYQVSVRFGDKHIKGSPYFAKITGEGRKRNQISVGSCSEVTMPGDITDDDLRALNASIQAPSGLEEPCFLKRMPTGNIGISFTPREIGEHLVSVKRLGKHINNSPFKVTVCEREVGDAKKVKVSGTGLKEGQTHADNIFSVDTRNAGFGGLSVSIEGPSKAEIQCTDKDDGTLNISYKPTEPGYYIVNLKFADHHVEGSPFTVKVAGEGSNRKREKIQRERDAVPITEIGSQCKLTFKMPGITSFDLAACVTSPSNVTEDAEIQEVEDGLYAVHFVPKELGVHTVSVRYSEMHIPGSPFQFTVGPLRDSGSHLVKAGGSGLERGVVGEAAEFNVWTREAGGGSLAISVEGPSKADIEFKDRKDGSCDVSYKVTEPGEYRVGLKFNDRHIPDSPFKVYVSPDAGDAHKLEVQQFPQGNIQADAPYQFMVRKNGAKGELDAKIVAPSGTDDDCFIQVIDGEMYSVRFYPRENGIHAIHVKFNGVHIPDSPFRIKVGKDVADPAAVHASGNGLDEVKTGHKADFIINTCNAGVGTLAVSIDGPSKVAMDCTEVEEGYKVRYTPLLPGEHYITVKYNNMHIVGSPFKVNATGDKLADEGAQETSTVIVETVQKVAKGGKNTGVHLPTFKSDASKVVSKGMGLKKAYIGKQNQFSISATDAGNNILYVGMYGPKGPCEEFHVKHAGHNNYNVQYLVRDRGQYVLLIKWGEEHIPGSPFQIDV, from the exons ATGCCATTGAATTTCAAATCATCGTTTTCAATTGTAACACATCAAG CTGAAGTCAGAATGCCTAGCGGTAAAGTAGACAAACCCGTGATCCAGGACAACCGTGATGGTACCGTCTCGGTGAAGTACGATCCCCGTGAGGAGGGATCCCACGAGCTGGTGGTCAAATACAACGGAGAACCCGTGCAAG GATCTCCCTTCAAATTCCACGTTGACTCGATCACCTCCGGCTATGTGACTGCCTACGGACCCGGCCTGACCCACGGAGTCACCGGTGAGCCGGCCAACTTTACCATCTCCACCAAGGGAGCCAGCGCCGGTGGCCTGACCATGGCCGTCGAAGGACCCAGCAAGGCTGAC ATCAACTACCATGACAACAAAGACGGCACTGTATCTGTGCAATACCTGCCCACTGCTCCTGGCGAGTACCAGGTGTCCGTTCGCTTCGGCGATAAGCACATCAAGGGATCGCCGTACTTCGCCAAGATCACCGGCGAGGGTCGCAAGCGCAACCAGATCTCGGTTGGCTCCTGCTCCGAAGTGACCATGCCCGGCGACATTACCGATGACGATCTGCGCGCTTTGAACGCCTCGATCCAGGCGCCCAGTGGCCTGGAGGAGCCCTGCTTCCTGAAGCGCATGCCCACTGGCAACATTGGCATCTCGTTCACGCCCCGCGAGATTGGCGAGCATCTGGTGTCGGTGAAGCGTCTGGGCAAGCACATCAACAACTCACCATTTAAGGTGACTGTCTGCGAGCGCGAGGTGGGCGACGCCAAGAAGGTCAAGGTTAGCGGAACTGGCCTCAAGGAGGGTCAAACCCATGCCGACAACATCTTCTCCGTGGACACGAGGAACGCCGGCTTCGGTGGTCTTTCGGTCTCCATTGAGGGTCCCAGCAAGGCTGAGATCCAGTGCACGGATAAGGATGACGGTACTCTCAACATCTCGTACAAGCCCACTGAGCCGGGCTACTACATTGTTAACCTGAAGTTCGCCGATCACCACGTGGAGGGTTCTCCTTTCACCGTCAAGGTTGCCGGCGAGGGCAGCAACCGCAAGCGCGAGAAGATCCAGCGGGAGCGCGATGCTGTTCCAATCACGGAAATCGGAAGCCAGTGCAAGCTGACATTCAAGATGCCGGGCATTACCTCGTTCGATCTGGCCGCCTGTGTCACCTCGCCTAGCAACGTGACCGAGGATGCGGAGATCCAAGAGGTGGAGGATGGCCTCTACGCAGTGCACTTTGTGCCCAAGGAGTTGGGCGTGCACACGGTGTCGGTGCGCTATTCCGAGATGCACATACCCGGATCACCGTTCCAGTTCACCGTGGGACCACTGCGCGACTCCGGCAGCCATCTTGTTAAGGCTGGAGGCTCTGGTCTGGAGCGAGGTGTTGTCGGAGAGGCGGCCGAGTTCAATGTGTGGACCCGCGAGGCAGGCGGTGGTTCCCTGGCCATTTCCGTGGAAGGTCCCAGCAAGGCTGACATCGAGTTTAAGGACCGCAAGGACGGCAGCTGCGATGTGTCGTACAAGGTCACCGAACCGGGAGAGTACCGCGTGGGCCTGAAATTCAACGATCGCCACATACCCGACTCACCATTCAAGGTGTACGTCTCCCCGGATGCGGGTGATGCCCACAAGCTGGAGGTTCAGCAGTTCCCGCAGGGTAACATCCAGGCGGACGCTCCCTACCAATTCATGGTCCGCAAGAACGGTGCCAAGGGTGAGCTGGATGCCAAGATTGTGGCTCCATCCGGAACGGACGATGATTGCTTCATCCAGGTGATCGACGGCGAGATGTACTCGGTGCGATTCTATCCACGCGAGAACGGAATCCATGCCATCCACGTCAAGTTCAACGGCGTCCACATACCCGACTCTCCATTCAGGATCAAGGTGGGCAAGGATGTGGCCGATCCAGCTGCCGTGCACGCCAGCGGCAATGGATTGGACGAAGTGAAGACTGGACACAAGGCCGACTTCATCATCAACACCTGCAACGCCGGCGTTGGCACGTTGGCCGTCTCCATCGATGGACCCTCCAAGGTGGCCATGGACTGCACAGAGGTTGAGGAGGGCTACAAGGTCCGCTACACCCCGCTCCTGCCCGGCGAGCACTACATCACGGTCAAGTACAACAACATGCACATCGTGGGCTCGCCATTCAAGGTGAACGCTACCGGCGACAAGTTAGCGGATGAGGGCGCCCAGGAGACGTCCACGGTGATCGTGGAGACCGTGCAGAAGGTGGCCAAAGGAGGCAAGAACACGGGCGTCCATCTGCCCACCTTTAAGTCGGATGCCAGCAAGGTGGTGTCCAAGGGTATGGGCCTGAAGAAGGCCTACATTGGCAAGCAGAACCAGTTCAGCATCAGCGCCACCGATGCGG GCAACAACATCCTGTACGTGGGCATGTACGGACCAAAGGGACCCTGCGAGGAGTTCCACGTGAAGCACGCTGGCCACAACAACTATAATGTGCAGTATCTGGTGCGCGATCGCGGCCAGTACGTGCTCCTAATCAAGTGGGGCGAGGAGCATATACCCGGCTCCCCATTCCAGATCGATGTGTAG